The genomic window GTGGGTAAAGGGCCCTGATCGGAGGTACGCGTGAGTAGCGGGTGCCGACACGGTGGTGGGCAGGCTATGTTCGGTTGTGAGGAACGGTGAATCCCGCGCCTCGACGAATGCACCACCAGGTTTCGGGCAGGTAACTCACCAGCAGGCCAGAAGCATGGAAGTCGGTGGGGTGGATACCTCATCGGTGGGGGAGGAGGAGGTGGAAGTCACCGAGTCCGCGGCTCCGGTGATCACTGGAGCCTGGTGCAAAAGGGAGATGCTCCGCCGCCGAAGCGGAGCGATCCGGGAACGGAGTTCTGCGTGGACATCGTCGTCAAGGGCCGCAAGACCGAGGTGCCTGAGCGGTTCCGCAAGCACGTGGCCGAGAAACTGAAGCTGGACAAGATCCAGAAGTTCGACGGCAAGGTGATCAGCCTCGACGTCGAGGTGTCCAAGGAGCCGAATCCCCGTCAGGCCGACCGAGCCGCACGGGTGGAGATCACGCTCCGCTCGCGTGGACCGGTCATCCGGGCGGAAGCGGCGGCAGGCGACCCGTACGCAGCGCTGGACCTGGCCACCGACAAGCTGGACACACAGCTGCGCAAGGAGCACGACAAGCGCTACAGCAGGCGCGGCAGCGGGCGGTTGTCCGCAGCCGAGGTCGCAGAGGTCGTGCCGGAAGCCGCCTCGTTCAACGGGGACGGGGAGCTGATTCCCGAGGAGCCGGCCGAGTCCGTCCCCACCAGGAGGGTCGGCTCGCTCGAGGTACAGGGCGAAGGACCGCTCGTCGTGCGCGAGAAGATGCACGTCGCAGCGCCCATGACGCTCGACCAGGCGCTCTACGAGATGGAGTTGGTCGGACACGACTTCTACCTCTTCGTCGACTCCGAGACCAAGGAGCCCAGTGTCGTCTACCGGAGGCACGCCTACGACTACGGCGTCATCCACCTGAGGACCGACCCGCTGGCCTCCGACGGGGCGGGCGGCGCGGGCGGTGCGCTCGGCGGCTGACGTCCACCGTCCACAGCTCATCCGCGGTGCCCCTGGAAGCGTTCGCGCGCTGCCGGGGGCACCGCGTGCGCACGCGGGGGCACCGCTTCGGCCGCCGGGCATGAAAGCATGGCGCCCCAGGCCAATCAGTGCTGTGTGCACTGTCGTTGGCGGACAGCCTGTGACCTCAGGCAGTGGCCTTCAGGGGGGAGAAACGATGGCGGACACCTTCGGGCCCGTGCGCGGGACGACCGGTGCCGACGGCGCTGCCGGTGCGGACTCCGGTGCGGACGACGGCAGTTCCCGCAAGGAGCCGATCAGGGTGCTCGTGGTGGACGACCACGCGCTGTTCCGCAGGGGGCTGGAGATCGTCCTCGCCCAGGAGGAGGACATCCAGGTCGTCGGAGAGGCGGGGGACGGTGCCGAAGCGGTGGACAAGGCGGCGGACCTGCTGCCCGACATCGTGCTGATGGATGTACGGATGCCCAGGCGCGGGGGCATCGAAGCGTGCACCTCCATCAAGGAGGTCGCACCCAGCGCCAAGATCATCATGCTGACGATCAGCGACGAGGAGGCCGACCTCTACGAAGCGATCAAGGCCGGCGCCACCGGCTATCTCCTCAAGGAGATCTCCACCGATGAGGTGGCCACGGCGATTCGGGCGGTGGCCGACGGCCAGTCCCAGATCAGTCCGTCGATGGCCTCCAAGCTGCTCACCGAGTTCAAATCGATGATCCAGCGCACCGACGAGCGCCGCCTCGTGCCGGCACCGCGTCTCACCGAGCGCGAGCTGGAGGTCCTCAAGCTCGTCGCCACGGGCATGAACAACCGCGACATCGCCAAGGAATTGTTCATTTCGGAGAACACGGTCAAGAACCACGTCCGCAATATCCTGGAGAAGCTGCAATTGCACTCCCGGATGGAAGCGGTGGTCTATGCCATGCGGGAGAAGATCCTCGAGATCCGGTGATGTCCCGGCAGGACAGCTCTCAGGCGAGAGCCCGGGCGATCGCTGCCATGAGAGGCCGGCGCAGCTCAGGTGCGTCCACCCGCTCGAGCCGGACGTCGGTGCAGCCGACCCAGGACGCCGCCTCGGCGAGGGCCTGGGCCATCGGCGCCACGGACTTCGCGCCGTCCAGCGACACCTGGCGTGCGACCAGTGTGGTCCCCTCCCTCGCCGGGTCGACCCGGCCCTGCAGCCTGCCGCCCGCCAGCAGCGGCATCGCGAAATAGCCGTGGATCCGCTTGGGCCGGGGGACGTACGCCTCCAGACGGTGGGTGAACCCGAAGATGCGCTCCGTGCGCGCCCGCTCCCAGATCAGGGAGTCGAACGGTGACAGGAGCGTCGTGCGGTGGCGTCCGCGTGGCTCCGAGGCCAGGGCCTCCGGGTGTGCCCACGCCGGCTTCGTCCAGCCCCGCACCGACACCGGGACCAGCCCGGAATCCGCCACGACCGCGTCGAACTGTTCGGCCTTGAGTCGGTGGTAGTCGGCGATGTCCGCCCGGGTGCCGACGCCCAGTGACTGTCCGGCGAGCGCCACGAGCCTGCGCAGGCACTCCCTGTCGTCCATGCCGTCGTGGAGCAGGGGGTCGGGGATCGCCCGCTCGGCCAGGTCGTAGATCCGCTTCCACCCGCGCCGCTCGGTGCACACGACCTCGCCGTACATCAGGGCGCGCTCGACGGCGACCTTGGACGCCGACCAGTCCCACCACTCGCCGCCGTTCTTCGCGCCGCCGAGCTCGGTGGCCGTCAGCGGGCCCTCGGCGCGCAACTGCTTGATCACCGTCTCGTAGACCCCGTCGGGCAGGTCGTGGTTCCACTGCGGCCGGGCCCGGTAGGCGCGGCGGCGGAAGGCGAAGTGCGGCCACTCCTCGACCGGCAGGACGCATGCGGCGTGCGACCAGTACTCGAACGAGTGGCCACCCGACCAGTAGGCCTCGTCGACGGTGCGCCGTCCGACGGCCCCCAGACGCGCGTAGGGGACGAGCTCGTGCGATCTGGCCAGGACCGAGATCGTGTCGAGCTGGACGGCCCCGAGGGCGCGCAGCACTCCCCGGACCCCGCCCCGGCGGTCCGGGGCGCCCAGGAGGCCCTGGGCGCGAAGGGCGATACGGCGGGCCTGGTCGGCGGAGAGTTCCAGAACGGGCTGCGGCACAGACGTCATGCGCACGACCCTAGAGCGCGCCGCTGACACCTGTGGCCGACCGGTGGGGGAGGGCGCCGGGCAGCCCGAGGTCGGCCGGGAGCAGGGCGCCCGTCCAGGTGTCGAGCCGTACGCCCTTGTTGACCAGGGCGGACCGCTGGTCGCCCTCCATCCGGAAACCGGCACGCAGGGCGACGGCCCGGGACGGGGTGTTACCGATCTCCGCCCGCCATTCCAGCCGGTCCGCAGACAGCTCGGTGAACGCCCAGCGGGCTGCCGCGAGCACGGCTTCGGTGGTGTAGCCGGCGCCGCGGTGCCCGGCCGTCGTCCAGAAGCCGACCTCGTAGGTGCCCGGCAGGGTGCGGCAGCCGAGGCCGAGCGCGCCGACGAGCGTGCCGCCGTCCCGCGGCAGGACCGCGAAGTTGTACATCGTGTCGTCCTGCCATCCGGCGGGCGACAGCTGCCGCGTGAAGAGGTCGGCGTCGGCGCGGGTGTACGGCGAGGGGACGACCGTCCAGCGCTGGATCTCCGGGTCCTGACAGGCGCTGTACACCGCTTCCGCGTCCCCGGGCTCGAAGGGCCGCAGAAGCAGGCGATCGGTGGTGAAGGCCGTGGGTTCCATGAAGGAATACTGCTGAGCCGGCCGCCGTGATGCGAGTACTTTTCGGGCTGCCCGGCACCTTCCGTCCCCTCCGTCCGTTGTCCTGGAAGGGTGCGGCGGGGCCAACGCGGCGGCAGCCCTCCCGGCGCGGCGGGGTCCTCGCTTACGATGGCCGTTGCGGTGGGGCCCACCTGCCGTGCCCGCGCCGAGTCCATTACACGACCCAGTGCCAGGCCCGACCGGCAAGGAGACCAGCCTCAGTGTCCGTCTTCAACAAGCTCATGCGTGCAGGCGAAGGCAAGATCCTGCGCAAACTGCACCGCATCGCGGACCAGGTCAGCTCCATCGAAGAGGACTTCGTCAACCTCTCCGACGCCGAGCTGCGGGCGCTCACCGACGAGTACAAGGAACGGTACGCGGACGGCGAGAGCCTGGACGACCTGCTTCCCGAAGCATTCGCGACCGTCCGTGAGGCCGCGAAGCGAGTCCTCGGACAGCGCCACTACGACGTCCAGATGATGGGCGGCGCCGCCCTGCACCTCGGCTACGTCGCCGAGATGAAGACCGGCGAGGGCAAGACCCTCGTCGGCACCCTGCCGGCGTATCTCAACGCGCTCTCCGGCAAGGGCGTACACCTGATCACGGTGAACGACTACCTGGCCGAGCGTGACTCCGAGATGATGGGCCGGGTGCACAAGTTCCTCGGTCTCGAGGTCGGCTGCATCATCGCGAACATGACACCGGCGCAGCGCCGTGAGCAGTACGCCTGTGACATCACGTACGGCACGAACAACGAGTTCGGTTTCGACTACCTCCGCGACAACATGGCGTGGTCCCAGGACGAGCTCGTCCAGCGCGGACACAACTTCGCCATCGTCGACGAAGTCGACTCGATCCTCGTCGACGAGGCTCGGACGCCGCTGATCATCTCCGGCCCCGCCGACCAGGCGACCAAGTGGTACGGCGACTTCGCCAAGCTGGTCACGCGCCTCACCCGCGGTGAGGCGGGCAACCCGCTGAAGGGCATCGAGGAGACCGGCGACTACGAGGTCGACGAGAAGAAGCGCACCGTGGCCATCCACGAGCCCGGTGTCGCGAAGGTCGAGGACTGGCTGGGGATCGACAACCTCTACGAGTCGGTGAACACCCCGCTCGTCGGGTACCTCAACAACGCGATCAAGGCCAAGGAACTCTTCAAGAAGGACAAGGACTACGTCGTCATCGACGGCGAAGTCATGATCGTCGACGAGCACACCGGCCGTATCCTCGCCGGCCGCCGTTACAACGAGGGCATGCACCAGGCCATCGAGGCGAAGGAAGGGGTGGACATCAAGGACGAGAACCAGACGCTCGCCACGATCACCCTGCAGAACTTCTTCCGCCTGTACGGCAAGCTCTCCGGCATGACCGGTACGGCCATGACCGAGGCCGCGGAGTTCCACCAGATCTACAAGCTCGGTGTCGTGCCCATCCCGACGAACCGGCCGATGGTCCGCGCCGACCAGTCCGACCTGATCTACCGCACGGAGGTCGCGAAGTTCGCCGCGGTGGTCGACGACATCGCGGAGAAGCACGAGAAGGGCCAGCCGATCCTGGTCGGCACGACCTCCGTGGAGAAGTCCGAGTACCTCTCGCAGCAGCTCTCCAAGCGCGGGGTGCAGCACGAGGTCCTCAACGCCAAGCAGCACGACCGTGAGGCGACGATCGTCGCCCAGGCCGGCCGCAAGGGCGCGGTCACGGTCGCCACGAACATGGCGGGCCGAGGCACGGACATCAAGCTCGGCGGAAACCCGGACGACCTCGCGGAGGCGGAGCTGCGTCAGCGCGGCCTGGACCCCGTGGAGCACGTCGAGGAGTGGGCGGCGGCCCTGCCCGCCGCGCTGGAGAAGGCCGAGCAGGCCGTCAAGGCGGAGTTCGAAGAGGTCAAGGAACTCGGCGGGCTGTACGTCCTGGGCACGGAGCGGCACGAGTCGCGCCGTATCGACAACCAGTTGCGCGGTCGTTCCGGCCGTCAGGGCGACCCGGGCGAGTCCCGTTTCTACCTCTCGCTGGGTGATGACCTGATGCGTCTGTTCAAGGCGCAGATGGTCGAGCGCGTCATGTCGATGGCGAACGTGCCCGACGACGTCCCGATCGAGAACAAGATGGTCACCCGGGCGATCGCCTCCGCGCAGTCGCAGGTCGAGCAGCAGAACTTCGAGACGCGCAAGAACGTCCTGAAGTACGACGAGGTGCTCAACCGGCAGCGCGAGGTCATCTACGGCGAGCGCCGCCGCGTCCTGGAGGGCGAGGACCTGCAGGACCAGATCCGCCACTTCATGGACGACACGATCGACGACTACATCCGCCAGGAGACGGCGGAGGGCTTCGCCGAGGAGTGGGACCTCGACCGCCTGTGGGGCGCTTTCAAGCAGCTCTATCCGGTGAAGGTCACCGTCGCCGAGCTCGAGGACGCCGCGGGCGACCTGGCGGGGGTCACGGCCGACTTCATCGCCGAGTCGGTGAAGGACGACATCCACGAGCAGTACGCGGAGCGCGAGAAGACCCTCGGCTCGGACATCATGCGTGAGCTCGAGCGGCGCGTGGTGCTGTCCGTGCTCGACCGCAAGTGGCGCGAGCACCTCTACGAGATGGACTACCTCCAGGAGGGCATCGGCCTCCGGGCCATGGCGCAGAAGGACCCGCTGGTCGAGTACCAGCGCGAGGGCTTCGACATGTTCAACGCCATGATGGAGGGCATCAAGGAGGAGTCCGTCGGCTACCTGTTCAACCTGGAGGTCCAGGTCGAGCAGCAGGTCGAGGAGGTTCCGGTGCAGGCGGGGGGCGGGCAGACCTCGCTCGACAAGCAGGACGCCCCGGTTCCGGCCCCGGCCGGCCGGCCCGAGATCCGCGCCAAGGGTCTGGACGCACCCCAGCGCCCCGACCGGCTGCACTTCTCCGCTCCCACGGTGGACGGAGAGGGTGGCGTCGTGGAGGGTGACTTCTCCAACGGCGACAGTGCGGCATCCGAGGGCGACGGGATGACGCGTGCGGAGCGCCGCAAGGCGCAGAAGAGCGGTGGCGGCGGCGGGCGCCGCCGCAAGAAGTAGCGCGAGCGCCTTTCGAGACGGCCTGGGCCGGACACCGCACGGTGTCCGGCCCAGGCCGTTTTCCCGGCTTTCCCGGCTTTCCGGGCCCAGGGAGACCACCAGTTGGCTGACCGTCCGGACAGGGAGCCCGCCGGTCCGCTCCCTTCTGGGCAGGGAACCCGCCGTGCCGCCGAGCGCCCGGCGGCACGAGGAGCCCTCCAGGGGGCCCTGGAGACGCCGCGAGCCCCGACGGCTGCTGTGGGGGCCCGGATGGTGCCGGGCGGGGCCTTCGCGGTCCTCAGGGGGGCACTGTGCCCGCCGTATGCCGAGCGGGGCAGCCGCCCGCCCGCCCGACGCGTGCCGGGCGTTCAGCAGACCGCCGGAGGCGTTCGCCGCCCGGGCTCAGCGGACCGCCGGGAGGCGTTCGCCGCCCAGGTCGATGGCGGCGCAGCGCCAGCGCTGGTCGGGGCCCTGTTCCAGGCGGAAGGCCATGGCGCGGACCTGTTCGCCCGTGGCGATGCTGGCGAAGGCCTCGACCACGCCGGTCGCGGGCTGGGTGCCGTGGCAGGCGCGCACGACGGGGCGCCTGCACCCCGCGCCGAGCGGGGCGTCCGGGGCGAGTTCGGCCAGCTGGTCGTAGGCCTCGCCGATCGTGTGGCCGAGCATCCAGTGCACCGGTCGCTGGCCGCTGAGGACCGCGAGAAGGCGCTCCGCGAACCACTGGTGCGGGCGCAGTGGCCGCCGCGGCCGCAGTGGTGTCCGTTGCGGCGGTACCGTGCCCGGCCTGGTGCGGTCGCGTCGTCCGGCCGGCCTGGTCCTGTCCGTGCTCATGCTCATAGCCCCCGTGGCTGCTGTCCGGAGCCCGGGCGAGTACCGGGCGGTAACTTCTGCTGGGGCTCTTCTACGGGGCCGGTCTGCGGCCCCGCAAGCGGCGGTTGGGGCCGATCGGGCAGCCTCCGGGATCACCTATCAGGGTGATGTGCCGTGCGGCACAAGGGATCGAGGAGAGTGACGGCCGTCGTGGGGTGGACGCCGGGGGGCTGATCGGCAACCCCGAAGGGGGACCTCGCACGTATCCTGAGGGCGTCATCGACTACGAAAGCGGTCAGCCATGCGTGTGTACGTCCCCCTGACCCTCTCCGGTCTTGCCTCGGTGCACGGGACCGGCGAGATCGGTCCGGGGCCGCTGACCGCGTACGCGGTGACCCCCGGGCTGCGTGAGTGGTACGTCTCCGACGACATCGAGGAGCTGGAGTACGCCGCGCTCAACCGTGCCGCCTCCGCCTCGCTGCGGCTGATCGCCGGAAAGCCGGACGAACTCCGGCGACGTGTCGTCGTCGCCCTGGACGTGCCGGACGTGCCGGACGGGTCGGTGGCCGCCGACCCCGACCACATCCTGGACGCGTCCTCGCTCGGTGAGGTACGTCTCGCGGACGCGGTGCCCCTGTCGAAGGCGGCGGCGGTCCATGTGGACGCCGACGACGCCGAGAAGGACGTCGCCGCGGCGGCTGCCGCTCTCGGAGCCGCGGATCTCGGGGACGACGACGCCCAGTTCACCGTGGACGGCGCCGAGGACCACGAACTTCTGTGGTTCGGGATCCAGGAGATCCCCGGTCTGATCGCCTGACCGGGCCTCCGGCCCGTCCCGCGCGCTCTCCGCCGCCGCGCACCGCCCGGTGCGGCGCGGCAGCGGACGCTCGCCGGGGTCGCTGTCGCAGGTGGCAGGTATTTTTTTCCTCATGGAGACGACGGGGAAGCACCGCACCCATCTGGTCTGGGACTGGAACGGCACACTGCTGGACGACATCGACGCCGTCCTCGGGGCGACGAACGCCGCGTTCGCCGAGGTCGACCTCGCGCCGCTCACCCTCGAGCAGTACCGCGAGACGTACTGCGTCCCGATACCCAAGTTCTACGAGCGGCTCATGGGGCGGCTGCCCACCCCTGCGGAGTGGGAGCGGATGGACGATCTCTTCCACCGCCACTACACCGAGCAGCGGGTCGCGTGCGGCCTGACCGCCGGTGTCGAGGAGCTGCTGGACCGGTGGAGCCTCGGCGGGCGCAGCCAGTCCCTGCTGAGCATGTACGGCCACGAGCACCTGGTGCCCGTGGTGCGGGGGTACGGCATCGAGCGTCACTTCGTGCGGGTCGACGGCCGTACGGGGCCCTCCGGCGGCAGCAAGGCGCAGCACATGGAGCGTCACTTCGAGGTGCTCGGGGACATCTCTCCCGAGAGTGCCGTGGTCATCGGTGACGCGGTGGACGACGCCGTGGCCGCCGCTCACGTGGGTGCGCGCGCCGTGCTCTACACCGGCGGTTCGCACAGCCGCAGCAGTTTGGAGGCGGCGGGTGTGCCGGTGGTGGACACCCTGGCCGAGGCGGTCGCGCTGGCCGAGCTGATGGCGGACTGATCGCATCTGCCCATGTGTATGCCTATACGGGCCGGAAGGACCGCGTGCGATGTCCAGAGTGTCAAAGTTCAGGGGCTTCTTTTGTACATATGCGGCTCATGACGGTTGTGGGTGCGAGAGGGATAGCCTGGTGCGGTGATCAGCGCGATACGTCTCGGGGGCAGCGAAGCCCCCGGCATGGGCCCGGAGTGCCACAGCACCCGGGCGATCCGTGATCTCCGCGCCCCCGACCCCCGGCCGAAAATGGCCGATATGGTCCCGGGTATCTCCCCAGGCGGCATAGCGTCGACCCAGACCGGAATCCTCGCGTCGTGGCGTGACGCCGCCTTCTTCACCTACGTCACGCAACGGCGCGCGACAGGAGCCAGAGGACATGCAGACCAAGCTGGACGAAGCCAAGGCCGAGCTGCTCGCACGGGCGGCCCGGGTAGCTGACAACAGTCCGGGCGGTGGTGTCGGCGGCCCGGGTGGTGGCCTCCGGGTGCACCTTGCCGACGTGGCGACCGGCACCGGAGCGGACGAGGGCACCGAGGCCGGCCCAGGTGACCGGCCAGGCCGGGACACGCTGCTCGCCTATCTCCAGCGCTACTACCTGCACACCGCTCTCGAGGACGTGAGCGACCGCGACCCGGTCGACATCTTCGGTGCCGCTTCTTCCCACTACCGTCTCGCCGAGAACCGTCCCCAGGGCACCGCGAACGTCCGGGTGCACACCCCGACGGTCGACGAGAACGGCTGGACGAGCAGTCACTCGGTCGTGGAGGTCGTCACGGACGACATGCCCTTCCTGGTCGACTCGGTGACCAACGAGCTGTCGCGGCAGGGCCGTGGCATCCACCTCGTGATCCACCCGCAGGTGATCGTCCGCCGTGACGTCGCGGGCAAGCTGATCGAGGTGCTCGCCGACGACCGGCCCCGGGGCAACGGCGGGACGCGGTCCAAGGGCCGGAAGCCCGGTCCCGAGCTGCCGCACGACGCGGTCGTCGAGTCCTGGATCCATGTCGAGATCGACCGGGAGACCGACCGCGCCGACCTGAAGCAGATCACCGCCGATCTGCTCCGTGTCCTGTCCGACGTGCGGGAGACCGTCGAGGACTGGGACAAGATGCGCGACGCCGCTCTGCGGATGGCCGACGACCTGCCGTCCGAGCCGCTCGACGAGCTGGCCGACGAGGAGGTCGAGGAGGCCCGCGAGCTGCTGCGCTGGCTCGCCGCCGACCACTTCACCTTCCTCGGCTACCGGGAGTACGAGCTCCGCGACTCCGACGCGCTGACGGCCGTCCCCGGCACCGGGCTCGGCATCCTGCGTTCCGACCCGAAGCACAGCGAGGACGAGGCCCACCCGGTGAGCCCGTCCTTCGACCGGCTGCCGGCCGATGCCCGGGCGAAGGCCCGGGAGCACAAGCTCCTCGTCCTGACGAAGGCCAACAGCAGGGCGACCGTGCACCGCCCCAGCTACCTGGACTACGTCGGCGTGAAGAAGTTCGACGCCGACGGCAACGTCATCGGCGAGCGACGTTTCCTCGGGCTGTTCTCCTCGGCCGCGTACACCGAGTCGGTGCGCCGGGTTCCCGTGGTGCGCCGCAAGGTCGCCGAGGTGCTGGAGGGCGCGGGCTTCACGCCCAACAGCCACGACGGCCGTGACCTCATGCAGATCCTGGAGACGTACCCGCGCGACGAGCTCTTCCAGACGCCCGTCGACCAGCTGCGCTCCATCGTCACCTCCGTGCTCTACCTCCAGGAGCGCCGCCGGCTGCGGCTGTACCTGCGCCAGGACGAGTACGGGCGCTACTACTCCGCCCTCGTCTACCTCCCGCGCGACCGTTACACCACGGGCGTACGGCTCCGGCTGATCGACATCCTCAAGGAGGAACTCGGCGGCACCAGCGTCGACTTCACCGCCTGGAACACCGAGTCGATCCTCTCGCGGCTCCACTTCGTCGTCCGCGTCCCGCCGGGCACCGAACTGCCCCACCTCACGGACGCCGACGCGGACCGCATCGAGGCGCGGCTCGTCGAGGCCGCCCGCTCCTGGGCGGACGGCTTCCAGGAGGCGCTGAACGCGGAGTGCGGCGAGGAGCGTGCCGCCGAGCTGATGCGGCGCTACGGCCAGTCGTTCCCCGAGGGCTACAAGGCCGACCACTCGCCCCGTGCCGCGGTCGCCGACCTGGTGCACCTGGAGGACCTCAAGAGCGAACGCGAGGACTTCGCGCTCAGCCTGTACGAGCCCGTCGGCGCCGGCCCCGGCGAGCGGCGCTTCAAGATCTACCGGACCGGTGAGCAGGTCTCGCTCTCCGCCGTTCTCCCCGCCCTCCAGCGTCTCGGCGTCGAGGTGGTCGACGAGCGGCCGTACGAGCTGCGCTGCTCCGACCGTACGCACGCCTGGATCTACGACTTCGGGCTGCGGATGCCGAAGTCCACGGGCAAGGGTGACCACCTCGCCGACGACGCCCGCGACCGCTTCCAGGAGGCGTTCGCCGCCATCTGGACCGGCGACGCGGAGAACGACGGCTTCAACTCCCTGGTCCTGGGTGCCGGACTGGACTGGCGTCAGGCGATGGTGCTGCGCGCCTACGCGAAGTACCTGCGCCAGGCGGGTTCGACGTTCAGCCAGGACTACATGGAGGACACCCTCCGCAACAACGTCCACACGACCCGGCTGCTGGTCTCGCTCTTCGAGGCCCGGATGTCCCCGGTCCGTCAGAAGGCGGGCACGGAGCTGACCGACGGGCTGCTCGAGGAGCTGGACGGGGCACTCGATCAGGTCGCCTCGCTGGACGAGGACCGGATCCTGAGGTCCTTCCTCACGGTCATCAAGGCCACGCTGCGGACCAACTACTTCCAGCTTGCCGACGACCACGAGCCGCACGGCTACGTCTCCATGAAGTTCGACCCGCAGGCCATCCCGGACCTTCCGGCGCCCCGTCCGGCGTACGAGATCTGGGTCTACTCGCCGCGCGTCGAGGGCGTCCACCTGCGCTTCGGCAAGGTCGCCCGGGGCGGTCTGCGCTGGTCGGACCGGCGGGAGGACTTCCGTACGGAGATCCTCGGCCTGGTCAAGGCGCAGATGGTCAAGAACACGGTGATCGTGCCGGTGGGCGCCAAGGGCGGATTCGTCGCCAAGCAGCTCCCGGACCCGGCCGTCGACCGTGACGCCTGGCTCGCCGAGGGCATCGCCTGCTACAAGATCTTCATCTCGGCGCTGCTCGACATCACCGACAACATGGTGACCGGCGAGGTCGTGCCGCCTTCCGAGGTCGTCCGTCACGACGAGGACGACACCTATCTCGTCGTCGCCGCCGACAAGGGGACCGCGAGCTTCTCGGACATCGCCAACGACGTGGCCGTCTCGTACGGCTTCTGGCTCGGCGACGCGTTCGCTTCCGGCGGTTCGGCGGGATACGACCACAAGGGCATGGGCATCACGGCCCGCGGCGCGTGGGAGTCCGTCAAGCGGCACTTCCGCGAACTGGGCCACGAC from Streptomyces sp. NBC_01341 includes these protein-coding regions:
- a CDS encoding GNAT family N-acetyltransferase, which produces MEPTAFTTDRLLLRPFEPGDAEAVYSACQDPEIQRWTVVPSPYTRADADLFTRQLSPAGWQDDTMYNFAVLPRDGGTLVGALGLGCRTLPGTYEVGFWTTAGHRGAGYTTEAVLAAARWAFTELSADRLEWRAEIGNTPSRAVALRAGFRMEGDQRSALVNKGVRLDTWTGALLPADLGLPGALPHRSATGVSGAL
- the hpf gene encoding ribosome hibernation-promoting factor, HPF/YfiA family — protein: MDIVVKGRKTEVPERFRKHVAEKLKLDKIQKFDGKVISLDVEVSKEPNPRQADRAARVEITLRSRGPVIRAEAAAGDPYAALDLATDKLDTQLRKEHDKRYSRRGSGRLSAAEVAEVVPEAASFNGDGELIPEEPAESVPTRRVGSLEVQGEGPLVVREKMHVAAPMTLDQALYEMELVGHDFYLFVDSETKEPSVVYRRHAYDYGVIHLRTDPLASDGAGGAGGALGG
- a CDS encoding response regulator transcription factor; translated protein: MADTFGPVRGTTGADGAAGADSGADDGSSRKEPIRVLVVDDHALFRRGLEIVLAQEEDIQVVGEAGDGAEAVDKAADLLPDIVLMDVRMPRRGGIEACTSIKEVAPSAKIIMLTISDEEADLYEAIKAGATGYLLKEISTDEVATAIRAVADGQSQISPSMASKLLTEFKSMIQRTDERRLVPAPRLTERELEVLKLVATGMNNRDIAKELFISENTVKNHVRNILEKLQLHSRMEAVVYAMREKILEIR
- a CDS encoding winged helix-turn-helix domain-containing protein, with amino-acid sequence MTSVPQPVLELSADQARRIALRAQGLLGAPDRRGGVRGVLRALGAVQLDTISVLARSHELVPYARLGAVGRRTVDEAYWSGGHSFEYWSHAACVLPVEEWPHFAFRRRAYRARPQWNHDLPDGVYETVIKQLRAEGPLTATELGGAKNGGEWWDWSASKVAVERALMYGEVVCTERRGWKRIYDLAERAIPDPLLHDGMDDRECLRRLVALAGQSLGVGTRADIADYHRLKAEQFDAVVADSGLVPVSVRGWTKPAWAHPEALASEPRGRHRTTLLSPFDSLIWERARTERIFGFTHRLEAYVPRPKRIHGYFAMPLLAGGRLQGRVDPAREGTTLVARQVSLDGAKSVAPMAQALAEAASWVGCTDVRLERVDAPELRRPLMAAIARALA
- a CDS encoding Rv3235 family protein, which encodes MSTDRTRPAGRRDRTRPGTVPPQRTPLRPRRPLRPHQWFAERLLAVLSGQRPVHWMLGHTIGEAYDQLAELAPDAPLGAGCRRPVVRACHGTQPATGVVEAFASIATGEQVRAMAFRLEQGPDQRWRCAAIDLGGERLPAVR
- a CDS encoding DUF6912 family protein, with the translated sequence MRVYVPLTLSGLASVHGTGEIGPGPLTAYAVTPGLREWYVSDDIEELEYAALNRAASASLRLIAGKPDELRRRVVVALDVPDVPDGSVAADPDHILDASSLGEVRLADAVPLSKAAAVHVDADDAEKDVAAAAAALGAADLGDDDAQFTVDGAEDHELLWFGIQEIPGLIA
- a CDS encoding HAD family hydrolase; its protein translation is METTGKHRTHLVWDWNGTLLDDIDAVLGATNAAFAEVDLAPLTLEQYRETYCVPIPKFYERLMGRLPTPAEWERMDDLFHRHYTEQRVACGLTAGVEELLDRWSLGGRSQSLLSMYGHEHLVPVVRGYGIERHFVRVDGRTGPSGGSKAQHMERHFEVLGDISPESAVVIGDAVDDAVAAAHVGARAVLYTGGSHSRSSLEAAGVPVVDTLAEAVALAELMAD
- the secA gene encoding preprotein translocase subunit SecA; this translates as MSVFNKLMRAGEGKILRKLHRIADQVSSIEEDFVNLSDAELRALTDEYKERYADGESLDDLLPEAFATVREAAKRVLGQRHYDVQMMGGAALHLGYVAEMKTGEGKTLVGTLPAYLNALSGKGVHLITVNDYLAERDSEMMGRVHKFLGLEVGCIIANMTPAQRREQYACDITYGTNNEFGFDYLRDNMAWSQDELVQRGHNFAIVDEVDSILVDEARTPLIISGPADQATKWYGDFAKLVTRLTRGEAGNPLKGIEETGDYEVDEKKRTVAIHEPGVAKVEDWLGIDNLYESVNTPLVGYLNNAIKAKELFKKDKDYVVIDGEVMIVDEHTGRILAGRRYNEGMHQAIEAKEGVDIKDENQTLATITLQNFFRLYGKLSGMTGTAMTEAAEFHQIYKLGVVPIPTNRPMVRADQSDLIYRTEVAKFAAVVDDIAEKHEKGQPILVGTTSVEKSEYLSQQLSKRGVQHEVLNAKQHDREATIVAQAGRKGAVTVATNMAGRGTDIKLGGNPDDLAEAELRQRGLDPVEHVEEWAAALPAALEKAEQAVKAEFEEVKELGGLYVLGTERHESRRIDNQLRGRSGRQGDPGESRFYLSLGDDLMRLFKAQMVERVMSMANVPDDVPIENKMVTRAIASAQSQVEQQNFETRKNVLKYDEVLNRQREVIYGERRRVLEGEDLQDQIRHFMDDTIDDYIRQETAEGFAEEWDLDRLWGAFKQLYPVKVTVAELEDAAGDLAGVTADFIAESVKDDIHEQYAEREKTLGSDIMRELERRVVLSVLDRKWREHLYEMDYLQEGIGLRAMAQKDPLVEYQREGFDMFNAMMEGIKEESVGYLFNLEVQVEQQVEEVPVQAGGGQTSLDKQDAPVPAPAGRPEIRAKGLDAPQRPDRLHFSAPTVDGEGGVVEGDFSNGDSAASEGDGMTRAERRKAQKSGGGGGRRRKK